One window from the genome of Streptomyces sp. NBC_00287 encodes:
- a CDS encoding gamma carbonic anhydrase family protein, whose translation MIKGIGGREPKVDADVFVAPTASVIGDVTLSAGASVWYGAVLRGDVERISVGAQSNVQDNCTLHADPGFPVSVGERVSIGHNAVVHGATVEDDCLIGMGATVLNGAVIGAGSLVAAQALVPQGMVVPAGSLVAGVPAKVKRELTEEEKAGVSLNGTMYAQLAQAHREEA comes from the coding sequence ATGATCAAGGGCATCGGTGGCAGGGAGCCGAAGGTCGACGCGGACGTGTTTGTGGCGCCCACGGCATCGGTGATCGGGGACGTGACGCTGTCGGCGGGGGCGAGCGTCTGGTACGGGGCCGTGCTGCGGGGTGACGTGGAGCGGATCTCCGTGGGGGCGCAGAGCAATGTGCAGGACAACTGCACGCTCCATGCGGATCCCGGGTTTCCGGTTTCTGTGGGGGAACGTGTTTCCATCGGGCACAACGCCGTGGTGCATGGGGCGACCGTGGAGGACGACTGCCTCATCGGGATGGGGGCGACTGTGCTGAATGGAGCGGTGATCGGGGCGGGGTCGCTGGTTGCCGCGCAGGCGTTGGTGCCGCAGGGGATGGTTGTGCCGGCGGGTTCTCTTGTGGCGGGGGTGCCTGCGAAGGTCAAGCGGGAGCTCACGGAGGAGGAGAAGGCCGGGGTTTCGCTCAACGGGACCATGTATGCGCAGTTGGCTCAGGCCCATCGGGAAGAAGCCTGA
- a CDS encoding 4-hydroxybenzoate 3-monooxygenase: protein MTSTTPNSTAPERFPVVIIGAGPAGLTIGNILRAASVDCLVLEIESREFIEQRPRAGVLEEWAVRGLEQRGLAENLLARGQVHNECEFRFAGQRYRFEYAELTGHHHFVYPQPLLVTDLVAEYADVRGGVIRFGVRDVELHDLDSDRPSVSYTHPESGQRHTVHCDFIAGCDGARGVSRTAVPPGRAHVSRYDYGIGWLALLAEAPPSNDCVVFGVHPRGFAGHMARSPEVTRYYLECPPGDDPENWSHERVWRELQERLGAAGAPPLTEGRLIEKRVLDMHSYVVEPMAFGRLFLAGDAAHLTAPIAAKGMNLALHDAFLLGDAFIAHLTKGDRTGLDGYSAACLGRVWDYQEFSQWLSEVYHGTSSGNPHRAGTTLARLRRLFGSPTAGLAFAEQYLGKNADY from the coding sequence GTGACCTCCACCACCCCCAACTCCACTGCTCCAGAACGCTTTCCGGTCGTCATCATCGGTGCCGGACCCGCCGGGCTCACTATCGGCAACATCCTGCGGGCAGCCTCCGTCGACTGTCTGGTCCTGGAGATCGAGAGCCGTGAGTTCATCGAGCAGCGGCCGAGGGCCGGCGTCCTGGAGGAGTGGGCTGTACGCGGGCTCGAACAGCGCGGTCTCGCGGAGAACTTGCTGGCGCGCGGCCAGGTGCACAACGAGTGCGAGTTCCGCTTCGCCGGGCAGCGCTACCGGTTCGAGTACGCGGAACTGACGGGGCATCACCACTTCGTCTATCCACAGCCGTTGCTGGTGACGGACCTGGTCGCGGAGTACGCGGACGTACGGGGCGGCGTCATCCGCTTCGGCGTACGGGACGTAGAACTGCACGACCTGGACTCGGACCGGCCGTCGGTGTCGTACACCCACCCCGAATCGGGTCAACGGCACACAGTGCACTGCGACTTCATCGCGGGCTGTGACGGCGCCCGCGGAGTGTCACGCACCGCGGTACCGCCAGGGCGCGCTCATGTCTCGCGGTACGACTACGGCATCGGCTGGCTGGCGCTGCTCGCGGAGGCGCCACCGTCCAACGACTGTGTGGTGTTCGGCGTGCATCCGCGCGGCTTCGCCGGGCACATGGCCCGCAGCCCCGAGGTCACGCGCTACTACCTGGAGTGCCCACCGGGCGACGACCCGGAAAACTGGTCCCACGAGCGAGTCTGGCGCGAGCTGCAAGAACGACTCGGAGCGGCCGGCGCTCCCCCGCTGACCGAGGGGCGGCTGATCGAGAAGCGCGTGCTGGACATGCACAGTTACGTCGTGGAGCCCATGGCGTTCGGCCGGCTCTTCCTGGCCGGGGACGCCGCCCATCTCACCGCGCCGATCGCGGCCAAGGGCATGAACCTCGCCCTGCACGACGCCTTCCTGCTCGGCGACGCGTTCATCGCCCACCTCACCAAGGGCGACCGAACCGGCCTCGACGGCTACTCGGCGGCCTGCCTCGGCCGGGTCTGGGACTACCAGGAGTTCTCCCAGTGGCTGTCGGAGGTGTACCACGGCACCTCCTCGGGCAACCCGCACCGAGCGGGCACCACCCTCGCCCGCCTGCGCCGCCTGTTCGGCTCCCCGACCGCGGGACTCGCCTTCGCGGAGCAGTACTTGGGCAAGAACGCCGACTACTAG
- a CDS encoding YbaK/EbsC family protein, giving the protein MRAPIGHFDRALPAPDALDELTAPVADAVRHWSGSVPADQIVYVDTDPQWADTAVFVEHYGRELLEQSANCVVVAGKRGGETTLAACVVLSTARVDVNGAVRRQLGARKASFAAMDTATGETGMEYGGITPIGLPADWPVLVDSAVVDLPYVLVGSGRRRGKLLVPGKAFAELPGAVVLEGLGLV; this is encoded by the coding sequence ATGCGCGCACCCATCGGACACTTCGACCGGGCCCTCCCCGCCCCCGACGCCCTCGACGAACTGACCGCCCCGGTCGCCGACGCCGTACGGCACTGGAGCGGCAGCGTCCCCGCCGACCAGATCGTCTACGTCGACACCGACCCGCAGTGGGCCGACACCGCCGTGTTCGTCGAGCACTACGGCCGGGAGCTGCTGGAACAGTCCGCCAACTGTGTGGTGGTGGCGGGCAAGCGCGGTGGCGAGACCACGCTCGCCGCCTGTGTCGTGCTCTCCACTGCTCGCGTCGACGTCAACGGCGCCGTCCGCCGTCAACTCGGCGCCCGCAAGGCCTCGTTCGCCGCCATGGACACCGCGACGGGCGAGACCGGCATGGAGTACGGCGGCATCACCCCGATCGGACTGCCCGCCGACTGGCCGGTGTTGGTGGACTCCGCCGTGGTCGACCTGCCCTACGTCCTCGTCGGCAGCGGACGCCGGCGCGGCAAGCTGCTGGTCCCGGGCAAGGCCTTCGCCGAGCTGCCGGGGGCCGTCGTACTGGAAGGCCTCGGGCTCGTCTGA
- a CDS encoding ArsR/SmtB family transcription factor, producing MSARMHLSPAHDAHPRTPGEEQFALAAELLALLGDRTRLTLLHALTSGEADVSTLTEACGAARPAVSQHLARLRLAGLVNTRKEGRRVIYSLRDGHLRRLVDEALKVADHRLSDRPLHD from the coding sequence ATGAGCGCACGCATGCACCTATCACCTGCACATGATGCGCATCCGCGCACCCCCGGCGAGGAACAGTTCGCCCTCGCCGCCGAACTCCTCGCCCTGCTCGGCGACCGCACCCGGCTGACGCTGCTGCACGCGCTGACCAGCGGAGAGGCTGACGTCAGCACGCTCACGGAGGCGTGCGGGGCGGCCCGGCCCGCCGTCAGCCAGCATCTGGCGCGGCTGCGCCTCGCCGGACTGGTGAACACACGCAAAGAAGGCCGCCGGGTGATCTACTCCCTGCGCGACGGCCATCTGCGGCGGCTGGTGGACGAGGCGCTGAAGGTGGCGGACCACCGGCTCAGCGACCGGCCGCTGCACGACTAG
- a CDS encoding cupin domain-containing protein: protein MSDLDLLTQSLARNVKHWRAVRGFTLDVLATRANVSRGMLIQIEQARTNPSLGTVVKIGDALGISITTLLEYEQGPQVRIVPADQAVRLWHTDSGSYNLLLAGTEAPGPLELWEWRLMPGESSSSDPHPTGTAELLHVLEGELTLTVDGVEYHVPAGASGSFEANTPHTYGNTGEVPMRMVMAVSVPPVH from the coding sequence GTGTCGGACCTCGACCTGCTGACCCAGTCCCTTGCCCGCAACGTCAAGCACTGGCGTGCGGTGCGCGGCTTCACCCTGGATGTGCTCGCCACTCGGGCCAATGTCAGCCGCGGGATGCTCATTCAGATCGAGCAGGCGCGCACCAACCCCAGCCTCGGCACGGTCGTGAAGATCGGTGACGCGCTGGGCATCAGCATCACCACGCTGCTCGAGTACGAACAGGGCCCGCAGGTCCGTATCGTCCCCGCCGACCAGGCCGTACGGCTGTGGCACACCGACTCAGGCAGCTACAACCTCCTGCTCGCCGGCACCGAGGCGCCAGGGCCGCTGGAGCTGTGGGAGTGGCGGCTGATGCCGGGCGAGAGCAGCTCGTCAGATCCGCATCCGACGGGCACGGCCGAACTGCTCCATGTCCTGGAGGGCGAGCTGACGCTCACCGTGGACGGGGTGGAGTACCACGTCCCGGCGGGCGCGAGCGGCTCCTTCGAGGCCAACACCCCGCACACGTACGGCAATACCGGTGAGGTGCCGATGCGGATGGTGATGGCGGTCTCCGTCCCGCCCGTGCACTGA
- a CDS encoding CoA-binding protein → MYGDEATIRKILTELGDTWAVVGLSSNRRRAAYGVAQVLQRYGKRVVPVHPKAETVHGEQGYASLADIPFDVDVVDVFVNSELAGPVADEAVAKGAKAVWFQLDVIDEAAYDRTRAAGLDMVMDRCPAIEIPLLR, encoded by the coding sequence GTGTACGGCGACGAAGCGACGATCCGCAAGATCCTCACCGAACTCGGCGACACCTGGGCCGTGGTCGGCCTGTCGTCGAACCGGCGGCGCGCGGCGTACGGCGTCGCCCAGGTCCTCCAGCGCTACGGCAAGCGCGTGGTGCCCGTGCACCCCAAGGCGGAGACGGTGCACGGCGAGCAGGGGTACGCCTCGCTCGCGGACATCCCCTTCGATGTGGACGTCGTCGATGTCTTCGTCAACAGCGAGCTCGCGGGGCCCGTGGCCGACGAAGCGGTCGCCAAGGGCGCGAAGGCCGTGTGGTTCCAGCTCGATGTGATCGACGAGGCCGCGTACGACCGGACCCGGGCGGCGGGGCTGGACATGGTCATGGACCGGTGCCCGGCCATCGAGATCCCCCTGCTGCGCTGA
- a CDS encoding acyltransferase yields the protein MPKSKNTFSSWRHRLAQRAVHAGWAWVQRTGSVTKDSPGRFHFGAIGEATRLAFPLGTVFGEPWIHLGSHCIVGEQVTLTAGLMPDLDLGPEPILRIGDGVVLGRGSHVIADTTVTIGSDCYFGPYVYVTSTNHSYDDPHEPIGKQWPRMEPVSIGSGCWIGTGAVILPGARIGRNVVVAAGAVVRGVVPDHAVVAGAPARVVRRWTPADGWQPPLRTPAPVPIPDGVTPEQLAALAELDEETAARLAQLDAEA from the coding sequence GTGCCGAAGAGTAAGAACACGTTCTCGTCCTGGCGACACCGCCTGGCGCAGCGCGCCGTCCACGCGGGCTGGGCCTGGGTGCAGCGCACGGGTTCGGTGACGAAGGACAGCCCCGGCCGCTTCCACTTCGGCGCGATCGGCGAGGCCACCCGCCTGGCGTTCCCGCTCGGCACGGTCTTCGGCGAGCCCTGGATCCATCTGGGCTCGCACTGCATCGTCGGCGAACAGGTCACGCTCACCGCGGGCCTGATGCCCGACCTGGACCTCGGTCCGGAACCGATCCTGCGCATCGGCGACGGTGTGGTCCTCGGCCGCGGCAGCCATGTCATCGCCGACACCACGGTCACCATCGGCAGCGACTGCTACTTCGGCCCGTATGTCTATGTCACCTCCACGAACCACTCCTACGACGACCCGCACGAGCCCATCGGCAAGCAGTGGCCGCGGATGGAGCCTGTGTCGATCGGCTCGGGCTGCTGGATCGGCACCGGTGCGGTGATCCTGCCGGGCGCGAGGATCGGTCGGAACGTGGTCGTGGCGGCCGGTGCCGTGGTCCGGGGCGTGGTTCCCGACCACGCCGTCGTGGCGGGCGCGCCCGCCCGGGTCGTACGACGCTGGACGCCCGCCGACGGCTGGCAGCCGCCGCTCAGGACGCCCGCGCCGGTGCCGATACCGGACGGCGTGACCCCGGAACAGCTCGCGGCGCTGGCGGAGCTGGACGAGGAGACGGCGGCGCGGCTGGCGCAGTTGGACGCGGAGGCCTGA
- a CDS encoding cation diffusion facilitator family transporter codes for MTHPHHHRHHHPLRHRLAHLLKPHSHDTADKLDSALESSARGMRALWVSLAVLGSTALVQAVVVAMSGSVALLGDTAHNTADALTAVPLGIAFVLGRRAATRRFTYGYGRAEDLAGLVIVLTIAASAAFAAWTAVDRLLDPRDVDHLPAVAAAALVGFAGNEWVARYRIRVGRAIGSAALVADGLHARTDGFTSLAVLLGAGGAALGWQLADPIVGLAITAAIVLVLRDAAREVFRRVLDAVDPALVDRAEQALREVPGVRGVGELRLRWIGHRLRAEVAVVVDGEATVRQAHAIAVDAEHALLHAVPRLTAALVHADPAPVPGEADPHVALAHHTAA; via the coding sequence GTGACCCACCCGCACCACCATCGTCACCACCACCCGCTCCGCCACCGCCTCGCCCACCTCCTCAAGCCCCACTCCCACGACACCGCCGACAAGCTCGACAGCGCCCTGGAGTCCTCGGCCCGCGGGATGCGCGCGCTGTGGGTCTCGCTCGCAGTGCTGGGTTCAACCGCACTCGTCCAGGCGGTCGTCGTGGCGATGTCCGGATCGGTGGCCCTCCTCGGCGACACCGCGCACAACACCGCCGACGCGCTGACCGCCGTACCCCTCGGCATCGCCTTCGTGCTCGGCCGCCGCGCGGCGACCCGGCGCTTCACCTACGGCTACGGCCGCGCCGAGGATCTGGCGGGACTGGTGATCGTGCTGACCATCGCCGCGTCGGCGGCGTTCGCCGCGTGGACGGCGGTCGACCGGCTGCTCGACCCGCGCGACGTCGATCATCTGCCCGCGGTGGCCGCGGCCGCGCTGGTGGGGTTCGCGGGCAACGAGTGGGTGGCGCGCTACCGGATCCGGGTCGGCCGGGCCATCGGCTCGGCGGCGCTGGTGGCGGACGGTCTGCACGCCCGTACCGACGGATTCACCTCGCTGGCGGTGCTGTTGGGCGCGGGCGGTGCGGCGCTCGGCTGGCAACTGGCCGACCCGATCGTGGGGTTGGCGATCACCGCGGCGATCGTGCTGGTGCTGCGGGACGCGGCGCGCGAGGTGTTCCGGCGGGTGCTGGACGCCGTGGACCCGGCCCTGGTGGACCGGGCCGAGCAGGCGCTGCGAGAGGTTCCGGGAGTGCGCGGGGTGGGCGAGCTGCGGCTGCGCTGGATCGGGCACCGGCTGCGGGCGGAGGTCGCGGTCGTGGTGGACGGCGAGGCGACGGTACGACAGGCCCACGCGATCGCCGTCGACGCCGAGCACGCCCTGCTGCATGCCGTGCCCCGTCTCACCGCGGCCCTGGTCCACGCGGACCCGGCGCCGGTGCCCGGCGAGGCGGACCCGCATGTGGCGCTGGCCCACCACACGGCGGCCTGA
- a CDS encoding FecCD family ABC transporter permease, translated as MSVRRTLLFGAAGVVLLCCSLAVAITIGPADIRVADVWSTVLAHLGLGSSELTPIRDGIVWQLRLPRTLLAAVCGAGLAVCGAVMQSLLRNPLADPFVLGVSSGASTGAVVVVVLGVGGGAISVPAGAFVGALVSFALVLLLSHTLGGTTDRVVLAGVAAMQLFSALTSFVVMTAADAETTRGVLFWLLGSLGGAGWTDVWVCFSVLAVALTVCLSYARTLDAFAFGQDAAAALGVSVARTRLVLLCVTALLTAALVSSAGAIGFVGLVLPHAARALVGPGHTRLLPLAALAGAVFLVWVDTLARTVLDPQEVPVGVVTSLIGVPAFVAVLYRTRRVR; from the coding sequence GTGAGTGTCCGGCGCACCCTCCTGTTCGGCGCCGCCGGAGTTGTCCTGCTGTGCTGCTCCCTCGCCGTCGCGATCACCATCGGGCCCGCCGACATCCGGGTCGCCGACGTCTGGTCCACCGTCCTTGCCCATCTCGGCCTCGGCAGCTCGGAGTTGACGCCGATCCGGGACGGCATCGTCTGGCAGCTCCGGCTGCCGCGCACGCTTCTCGCGGCGGTGTGCGGGGCCGGGCTCGCCGTGTGCGGGGCGGTGATGCAGTCGCTGCTGCGCAATCCGCTCGCCGATCCGTTCGTCCTCGGCGTCTCCTCGGGCGCCTCGACCGGAGCGGTCGTCGTGGTCGTCCTCGGCGTCGGGGGCGGCGCGATCTCCGTCCCCGCGGGCGCGTTCGTGGGCGCGCTGGTCTCCTTCGCGCTGGTGCTGCTGCTCAGCCACACCCTGGGCGGCACCACCGACCGGGTCGTGCTGGCCGGGGTCGCCGCCATGCAGCTCTTCTCCGCGCTCACCTCCTTCGTGGTGATGACCGCGGCCGACGCGGAGACCACGCGCGGGGTGCTGTTCTGGCTCCTCGGCTCGCTCGGCGGCGCGGGCTGGACCGATGTGTGGGTGTGTTTCTCGGTACTGGCCGTGGCGCTCACGGTCTGTCTGTCGTACGCCCGCACCCTCGACGCCTTCGCCTTCGGACAGGACGCCGCGGCCGCCCTCGGGGTGTCGGTCGCCCGCACCCGTCTGGTGCTGCTGTGCGTCACCGCCCTGCTCACGGCCGCGCTGGTCAGCTCGGCGGGTGCCATCGGGTTCGTCGGCCTGGTCCTGCCGCACGCCGCCCGCGCCCTCGTCGGCCCCGGCCACACTCGGCTGCTGCCGCTCGCCGCGCTGGCCGGCGCGGTGTTCCTGGTGTGGGTCGACACCCTGGCCCGTACCGTTCTCGACCCCCAGGAGGTGCCCGTGGGCGTCGTGACCTCGCTGATCGGAGTGCCCGCCTTCGTGGCGGTGCTGTATCGGACGCGGAGGGTGCGATGA
- a CDS encoding EamA family transporter, giving the protein MTALFALAASLLWGLADFGGGLLTRRTPALTVVVISQTIAAVVLGAIVVATGGWTEFGPQLWFAVAAGVVGTVTILAFYKALALGPMGVVSPLCSLSVAVPVGVGVALGERPGMFQLGGIAAAVVGVVLAGGPQVKGAPVQRRAIVLTLLSALGFGTVMALITEASTTVTGLFLALFVQRVTNVVVGGTALYVSVRRGSPALPEGGFPWRALPALGFVGLADVAANGTYSIAAQNGPVTVAAVLASLFPVVTALAARMVLDERLRGIQAAGAGLALAGTLLLATG; this is encoded by the coding sequence GTGACAGCACTCTTCGCCCTGGCCGCCAGCCTGCTCTGGGGTCTGGCCGACTTCGGCGGCGGGCTGCTGACCCGGCGCACCCCCGCGCTCACCGTGGTGGTGATCTCGCAGACGATCGCCGCGGTCGTGCTGGGTGCGATCGTGGTCGCGACCGGCGGCTGGACCGAGTTCGGCCCCCAGCTCTGGTTCGCGGTCGCCGCCGGTGTGGTCGGCACGGTGACGATCCTCGCCTTCTACAAGGCGCTCGCCCTGGGCCCGATGGGCGTGGTGTCCCCGCTGTGCTCGCTGAGCGTCGCCGTCCCGGTGGGCGTGGGCGTCGCGCTGGGCGAGCGGCCCGGGATGTTCCAGCTCGGCGGGATCGCGGCGGCCGTCGTCGGCGTCGTGCTCGCCGGCGGGCCGCAGGTCAAGGGCGCCCCGGTGCAGCGCCGGGCCATCGTGCTCACCCTGCTCTCGGCGCTCGGTTTCGGCACGGTGATGGCGCTGATCACCGAGGCGTCGACGACCGTCACCGGCCTCTTCCTCGCCCTGTTCGTGCAGCGCGTCACCAATGTCGTCGTGGGCGGCACGGCCCTGTACGTCTCCGTACGGCGCGGCTCCCCCGCCCTCCCCGAAGGCGGCTTCCCCTGGCGTGCGCTGCCCGCGCTCGGCTTCGTCGGACTCGCCGACGTCGCGGCGAACGGCACCTACTCGATCGCCGCCCAGAACGGCCCGGTCACCGTGGCCGCCGTCCTCGCCTCGCTGTTCCCGGTGGTGACAGCGCTGGCCGCGCGCATGGTCCTCGACGAACGTCTGCGCGGGATCCAGGCGGCGGGCGCGGGGCTGGCACTGGCCGGCACCCTGCTGCTCGCCACCGGCTGA
- a CDS encoding formylglycine-generating enzyme family protein, translated as MYEPRSPAPCCMPSSKAGADKPTVEATPVATGPVATDGMVLLPGGEFLMGTEDAEGFPDDAEGPVRAVRVNAFRIDACAVTNDDFAAFVADTGHITDAERLDWSYVFAGFLPAALRRGAPRPERTPWWCAVEGAAWDRPEGPGSDLAGRGNHPVVHVSWYDATAYAAWAGKRLPTEAEWEYAARGGLEQRRYPWGDELDPDGEYRCNIWRGTFPTKNTAADGYRGTSPVDAFKPNGFGLYNTSGNVWEWCADWWSTEQDGAKVIRGGSYLCHASYCNRYRVAARSANTPDSSSGHAGFRCALSAT; from the coding sequence ATGTACGAGCCCCGGTCGCCCGCCCCCTGCTGCATGCCGTCGTCCAAAGCCGGTGCGGACAAGCCGACGGTCGAGGCGACCCCCGTCGCCACCGGCCCCGTCGCCACCGACGGCATGGTCCTGCTCCCCGGTGGCGAGTTCCTCATGGGCACCGAGGACGCCGAGGGCTTCCCGGACGACGCCGAGGGCCCGGTAAGGGCGGTGCGCGTCAACGCGTTCCGCATCGACGCCTGCGCGGTGACCAACGACGACTTCGCGGCCTTCGTCGCCGACACCGGCCACATCACCGACGCCGAGCGCCTGGACTGGTCGTACGTCTTCGCCGGGTTTCTGCCCGCCGCCCTGCGCCGTGGCGCCCCGCGGCCCGAGCGGACGCCCTGGTGGTGCGCGGTCGAGGGCGCGGCCTGGGACCGGCCGGAGGGTCCGGGCAGCGATCTCGCCGGGCGCGGGAACCATCCGGTGGTCCATGTGTCCTGGTACGACGCCACCGCCTACGCGGCCTGGGCGGGCAAGCGGCTGCCGACCGAGGCGGAGTGGGAGTACGCGGCCCGCGGCGGCCTGGAGCAGCGGCGCTATCCCTGGGGCGACGAACTCGATCCGGACGGCGAGTACCGCTGCAACATCTGGCGCGGCACCTTCCCCACCAAGAACACCGCCGCCGACGGCTACCGGGGCACCTCGCCCGTGGACGCCTTCAAGCCCAATGGCTTCGGGCTCTACAACACCTCGGGCAATGTCTGGGAGTGGTGCGCGGACTGGTGGTCCACCGAGCAGGACGGCGCCAAGGTGATCCGCGGCGGCTCCTACCTGTGCCACGCGTCCTACTGCAACCGCTACCGCGTGGCCGCCCGCAGCGCCAACACGCCGGACAGCTCCAGCGGCCATGCGGGGTTCCGCTGCGCGCTGAGCGCCACATAA
- a CDS encoding ABC transporter ATP-binding protein, translating into MSLRADRVSRRADGRLILDGVTLVPEPGTTVGLLGPNGSGKSTLLRLLAGLLGPTAGVVTLDGEPLAARPRREIARRLAVVEQQVDTQVELTVLDVVRLGRVPHRRAWTPASAQDERAVRAALDRTGLTDRAEQPWHTLSGGERQRVQIARALAQEPRELLLDEPTNHLDIHHQLDLLTLVTSLPVTTVVALHDLNLAAMYCDRIVVLRAGRVVAGGVPGDVLTEELIAEVYGVRASVSREGDGRRAHVRFLGTVG; encoded by the coding sequence ATGAGCCTGCGCGCGGACCGTGTGAGCCGCCGGGCCGACGGGCGGCTGATCCTGGACGGCGTCACCCTCGTGCCCGAACCCGGCACTACCGTCGGCCTCCTCGGCCCCAACGGCTCCGGCAAGTCCACCCTGCTGCGGCTGCTCGCCGGGCTGCTCGGCCCCACGGCCGGAGTCGTCACCCTCGATGGCGAACCGCTGGCCGCACGGCCCCGCCGGGAGATCGCCCGGCGTCTCGCCGTCGTCGAGCAACAGGTCGACACCCAGGTCGAGTTGACGGTCCTGGACGTCGTGCGACTGGGGCGCGTCCCCCATCGCCGCGCCTGGACGCCCGCCTCGGCACAGGACGAGAGGGCCGTGCGCGCCGCCCTGGACCGCACCGGCCTCACCGACCGCGCGGAGCAGCCCTGGCACACCCTGTCCGGCGGTGAGCGCCAGCGGGTGCAGATCGCTCGCGCGCTCGCCCAGGAACCCCGCGAGCTGCTCCTCGACGAACCCACCAACCACCTCGACATCCACCACCAGCTCGACCTGCTCACCCTCGTGACCAGCCTCCCGGTCACCACCGTGGTCGCCCTGCACGACCTCAACCTCGCCGCGATGTACTGCGACCGGATCGTCGTCCTACGCGCGGGGCGAGTGGTGGCGGGCGGTGTTCCTGGTGATGTGCTGACCGAGGAGCTGATCGCCGAGGTGTACGGGGTGCGGGCCTCGGTGAGCCGGGAGGGGGACGGGCGCAGGGCCCATGTGCGGTTTCTCGGGACGGTGGGATGA
- a CDS encoding ABC transporter substrate-binding protein, producing the protein MPIARLARPAALLTATGLLLTGCADQASTTDAKAAVTLDNCGHTVRVEQPPTHAVSLNQGTTEILLSLGLADRMAGTATWTDPVMKGLKKANAEVPRIAENNPSYERVLEADPDFVAASFVSTLGKGGVATREQFEKLGVQTYVSPSDSAGKDNSGDGDGARTTPLTMDDIYGEVRDLAAVFGVKQRGEELVASLKERMAKATSGIDASDVTLLYWFANAESPYMAGCCGAPGVMTRALGAKNVFDDTHDEWPQINWETVADRNPDVLVIGDLTRKSQTAESAAKKIAFLESDPVTKNMDAVKHKRYVLLSGQAMNPTIRTVEGVEQVAAALREFGLAG; encoded by the coding sequence GTGCCCATCGCACGTCTCGCCCGCCCCGCTGCCCTGCTCACGGCCACCGGCCTGCTGCTGACCGGCTGCGCGGACCAGGCTTCCACGACCGACGCCAAGGCCGCCGTGACCCTCGACAACTGCGGACACACCGTCCGCGTCGAGCAACCACCCACGCACGCCGTCTCCCTCAACCAGGGCACCACCGAGATCCTGCTCTCCCTCGGCCTCGCCGACCGCATGGCGGGGACGGCCACCTGGACCGACCCCGTGATGAAGGGGCTGAAGAAGGCGAACGCCGAGGTCCCGCGCATAGCCGAGAACAACCCCTCCTACGAGCGGGTCCTGGAGGCCGACCCCGACTTCGTCGCCGCCTCCTTCGTCTCCACCCTCGGCAAGGGCGGAGTCGCCACCCGTGAACAGTTCGAGAAGCTCGGCGTGCAGACCTATGTCTCCCCGTCCGACAGCGCGGGCAAGGACAACTCCGGGGACGGCGACGGGGCGCGGACCACTCCGCTGACCATGGACGACATCTACGGCGAAGTACGGGATCTGGCCGCCGTGTTCGGGGTGAAGCAGCGGGGCGAGGAGCTCGTCGCCTCCCTCAAGGAGCGGATGGCGAAGGCCACTTCGGGCATCGACGCCTCGGACGTCACCCTTCTGTACTGGTTCGCCAACGCCGAGTCGCCGTACATGGCGGGCTGTTGCGGCGCCCCCGGCGTCATGACCCGGGCCCTCGGCGCCAAGAACGTCTTCGACGACACGCACGACGAGTGGCCCCAGATCAACTGGGAGACCGTCGCCGACCGCAACCCCGACGTGCTCGTCATCGGCGACCTGACCCGCAAGTCGCAGACCGCCGAATCCGCCGCCAAGAAGATCGCCTTCCTGGAGTCCGACCCGGTCACCAAGAACATGGACGCCGTCAAGCACAAGCGGTACGTCCTGCTCAGCGGCCAGGCGATGAACCCGACGATCCGCACGGTGGAGGGCGTGGAACAAGTCGCCGCCGCACTGCGTGAGTTCGGGCTCGCGGGGTGA